ATATATATATATTAATAGCAATTATTTGTCTTGTGATTTTATTTATAGGATTTAAGAAAGTAAATAATGTAACACAGGAAAAAAAAGAAATTGATAAAAGTGTTAAAACAGTTGTAGCTTTTAATAATATTGATGAATCTAATAAATTAATATATGGAAGTGAATATAGAAGTGATGATACTAACGAAATGCAAAAAGCAGAAATTAATATAGATAATTTTTTTTTGAAGACGTTAATTAACTCTAATGCTTATATGAGGGTTGTACTTATGAGAAATTTTAATTTAGAGGGGAATCTAAGTATTTCTGGATACATATTCAAAAGTATTTTTAATTCATTTGAGCCTCAATTATATTTAAAATCACAATTGCCCGCTATTATTAGTATTGTAGAAACAACTCAAGTTAGTAGTACAAAAGTAACATCAGTAGAACCAATTGATGAAGAAAATAATATTGAAGAAAAGGATAAAGATAATAAGGAGAAAGAAAGTAAAGTAGAAGAAGATAATGTACCTATATTGGATGATATTTTATATATAGAGGACCCTTACGAATCTGAGGAAGGCGAACAAATGCAGGGTAATGATAATGAAGATTTAGATGTTCTTGAAATGAAAATACCAGATGAAATAAAATTAAATAAAAAGCCTTATATACTTATATATCATACCCACGGTACAGAAGCGTATTTGCCTATAAAAGAAAATAACTATCACACCACTAAAAGAAAGTACAATGTTTTAACAATAGGAGAGATAGTTACTGATATTTTAGCAAAGAATGGACATAAAATAAAACACATAGATATTTATCATGATATTCCTTCGTATTCAGAATCATATTATAGGTCACTAGCAACTGTACAGGAAACAATGAAAAAAGAAAAAGAGATAAACATCGTTTTTGATATACATAGAGATGGTGTACCTGAAAATGCTAGTTATTTGGAA
This genomic interval from Caldisalinibacter kiritimatiensis contains the following:
- the spoIIP gene encoding stage II sporulation protein P, whose amino-acid sequence is IYILIAIICLVILFIGFKKVNNVTQEKKEIDKSVKTVVAFNNIDESNKLIYGSEYRSDDTNEMQKAEINIDNFFLKTLINSNAYMRVVLMRNFNLEGNLSISGYIFKSIFNSFEPQLYLKSQLPAIISIVETTQVSSTKVTSVEPIDEENNIEEKDKDNKEKESKVEEDNVPILDDILYIEDPYESEEGEQMQGNDNEDLDVLEMKIPDEIKLNKKPYILIYHTHGTEAYLPIKENNYHTTKRKYNVLTIGEIVTDILAKNGHKIKHIDIYHDIPSYSESYYRSLATVQETMKKEKEINIVFDIHRDGVPENASYLEKAKEQSKVEISGKNVATFSIVIGPENPNKEKIIKFAELIKGVSDKLYPGLCKGIIIKPYGKFNQFVCNHYALIEIGSNLNTIEEAKESAKLIADVLDKVIKVISSTQDEN